One Salinimonas marina DNA segment encodes these proteins:
- the rpsC gene encoding 30S ribosomal protein S3 — protein sequence MGQKVHPTGIRLGISKPWTSTWYANTADYADNLYNDHLVRQYLTKKLKNASLSKIVIERPAKSIRVTIHTARPGVVIGKKGEDVEKLRNHVSKLAGVPAQINIAEVRKPELDGQLVADSISSQLERRVMFRRAMKRAVQNAMRLGAKGIKVEVSGRLGGAEIARTEWYREGRVPLHTFRADIDYATSEAATTYGIIGVKVWIFKGEVLGGLPTNQEQPPAQPKKKGRSAKREG from the coding sequence ATGGGACAGAAGGTACATCCTACAGGTATACGCCTGGGTATCAGCAAACCATGGACTTCTACCTGGTACGCTAATACCGCAGATTATGCAGATAACCTGTACAACGATCATTTGGTACGTCAGTACCTGACAAAGAAACTGAAAAACGCTTCACTGTCAAAAATCGTTATCGAGCGTCCAGCGAAGAGCATCCGTGTGACTATTCACACCGCTCGTCCGGGTGTTGTTATCGGTAAAAAAGGTGAAGACGTAGAAAAGCTGCGTAACCATGTATCTAAGCTGGCCGGCGTGCCTGCTCAGATTAACATTGCTGAAGTACGCAAGCCTGAGCTAGATGGTCAGCTAGTAGCTGATAGCATCTCAAGCCAGCTTGAGCGTCGTGTAATGTTCCGTCGTGCTATGAAGCGTGCGGTACAAAATGCAATGCGTCTTGGTGCTAAAGGTATCAAAGTAGAAGTTAGCGGTCGTTTAGGCGGTGCAGAGATTGCCCGTACTGAATGGTATCGCGAAGGTCGTGTTCCTCTGCACACATTCCGTGCAGACATCGACTATGCAACATCAGAAGCAGCGACTACTTACGGTATCATCGGCGTTAAAGTATGGATCTTCAAAGGTGAGGTTCTGGGCGGTCTGCCTACAAACCAAGAGCAGCCTCCTGCTCAACCTAAGAAGAAAGGCCGCAGCGCTAAGCGAGAGGGCTAA
- the rplV gene encoding 50S ribosomal protein L22, giving the protein MEALAKHRFARTSAQKARLVADQVRGMHVEKALELLTYSPKKSAALVKKVLESAVANAEHNEGADIDELRVAKIFVDEGPTMKRIKPRAKGRADRIFKRSSHITVVVADN; this is encoded by the coding sequence ATGGAAGCATTAGCTAAACACCGTTTCGCCCGCACGTCTGCTCAAAAAGCACGCTTGGTTGCGGATCAGGTTCGCGGGATGCATGTAGAAAAAGCCCTTGAGCTTTTAACATACAGCCCTAAGAAAAGCGCTGCGCTTGTCAAGAAAGTACTGGAGTCTGCTGTTGCTAACGCAGAGCATAACGAAGGTGCTGACATTGATGAACTGCGCGTTGCAAAGATTTTTGTTGACGAAGGTCCAACAATGAAACGTATCAAGCCACGTGCCAAAGGCCGTGCTGACCGTATCTTTAAACGCAGCAGTCACATCACTGTGGTTGTAGCGGATAACTAG
- the rpsS gene encoding 30S ribosomal protein S19, which produces MPRSLKKGPFIDLHLLKKVEAAVEKNERKPIKTWSRRSMIIPDMIGLTIAVHNGRQHVPVIISDEMVGHKLGEFAPTRTYRGHVADKKSKR; this is translated from the coding sequence ATGCCACGTTCTCTCAAGAAAGGTCCATTTATCGACCTTCACTTGCTGAAGAAGGTAGAGGCTGCAGTGGAAAAGAATGAGCGTAAACCAATTAAGACTTGGTCACGCCGTTCTATGATCATCCCAGATATGATTGGGTTGACCATTGCGGTCCATAACGGTCGCCAGCACGTTCCAGTCATCATCAGCGATGAAATGGTCGGCCATAAGTTGGGCGAATTTGCGCCAACGCGTACTTACCGCGGCCATGTCGCGGATAAGAAAAGCAAACGTTAA
- the rplB gene encoding 50S ribosomal protein L2: MPLMKAKPTSAGRRHVVKVINHDLHKGAPYAPLLEKNSKSGGRNNNGRITVRHVGGGHKHHYRLIDFKRNKDGIVGTVERLEYDPNRSANIALVLYADGERRYILAPKGIKSGDQIQSGTQSPIKAGNTLPMRNIPVGTVVHAIEMKPGKGAQIARSAGAYAQILARDGNYVTLRLRSGEMRKVLSDCRATIGEVGNAEHMLRSLGKAGASRWRGVRPTVRGVAMNPVDHPHGGGEGRTSGGRHPVSPWGTPTKGKKTRSNKRTDKLIVRRRNK; encoded by the coding sequence ATGCCATTAATGAAAGCTAAGCCAACTTCTGCCGGTCGTCGTCACGTTGTTAAGGTCATTAATCATGACCTTCACAAAGGTGCACCTTATGCACCCCTGCTGGAAAAAAACAGCAAGTCTGGCGGTCGTAACAACAATGGTCGTATTACAGTACGTCACGTTGGTGGTGGTCATAAACATCACTACCGCCTGATTGACTTTAAACGCAACAAAGACGGCATTGTCGGCACAGTTGAGCGTTTAGAATATGATCCGAACCGTTCTGCAAACATTGCATTGGTTCTGTATGCAGACGGTGAGCGTCGTTACATCCTGGCACCTAAAGGCATCAAGTCTGGCGACCAGATTCAATCTGGTACGCAGTCGCCTATTAAAGCTGGTAACACATTGCCAATGCGCAATATTCCAGTAGGTACCGTAGTACACGCTATCGAAATGAAGCCTGGCAAAGGTGCACAAATTGCACGTTCTGCTGGTGCTTACGCTCAGATCCTGGCCCGTGACGGAAATTACGTTACACTGCGTCTGCGTTCTGGCGAAATGCGTAAAGTATTGTCTGATTGCCGCGCCACCATTGGTGAAGTGGGTAATGCAGAGCATATGCTACGTTCACTGGGTAAAGCAGGCGCAAGCCGCTGGCGTGGTGTTCGTCCTACCGTTCGTGGTGTTGCCATGAACCCGGTTGATCACCCACACGGTGGTGGTGAAGGACGTACATCGGGTGGCCGTCACCCAGTATCACCTTGGGGTACTCCTACTAAAGGTAAGAAGACCCGAAGCAACAAGCGTACTGATAAACTTATCGTACGTCGTCGTAACAAATAA
- the rplW gene encoding 50S ribosomal protein L23, with translation MNEERLLKVLVAPHVSEKSTLAAEAGNTVVFKVAKDATKAEVKAAVQKLFEVEVEGVRTVNVKGKTKRHGSSFGKRSDWKKAYVSLKEGQDIDFVGGAE, from the coding sequence ATGAACGAAGAACGTCTACTTAAGGTGCTGGTAGCACCTCACGTATCGGAAAAATCGACTCTGGCTGCTGAAGCAGGCAACACAGTTGTATTTAAGGTAGCGAAAGACGCGACTAAAGCTGAAGTTAAAGCAGCCGTACAAAAGCTGTTTGAAGTTGAAGTTGAAGGTGTTCGTACTGTGAATGTTAAGGGTAAAACCAAGCGTCACGGTTCGTCTTTCGGTAAACGCAGCGACTGGAAAAAAGCGTATGTTTCGCTTAAAGAAGGTCAGGACATCGACTTTGTCGGTGGCGCTGAGTAA
- the rplD gene encoding 50S ribosomal protein L4, with protein sequence MELTLKDAQSALEVSEATFGREFNEALVHQVVVAYGAGARQGTKAQKTRAEVRGGGKKPWRQKGTGRARAGTIRSPIWVGGGRAFAAKPRDHEQKVNKKMYRGAIKSILSELIRQDRLVVVEKFGVDTPKTKALVGKLNELELKDVLIVTSEVEENLFLAARNLYKVDVRDVAGIDPVSLIAFEKVLITADAVKQLEESLA encoded by the coding sequence ATGGAATTAACATTGAAAGACGCGCAAAGCGCTCTTGAAGTATCCGAAGCGACCTTTGGACGTGAATTCAACGAAGCCCTGGTACACCAGGTAGTTGTTGCTTACGGCGCCGGCGCTCGTCAGGGTACAAAAGCACAAAAGACTCGTGCTGAAGTTCGTGGTGGTGGTAAGAAACCATGGCGTCAAAAAGGTACTGGCCGTGCACGTGCTGGTACTATCCGCAGCCCAATCTGGGTTGGTGGTGGCCGTGCGTTTGCTGCAAAGCCTCGTGATCACGAGCAAAAAGTTAACAAGAAAATGTACCGTGGTGCGATCAAAAGCATCCTATCTGAGCTGATCCGTCAGGATCGCCTGGTAGTGGTAGAAAAGTTCGGTGTTGATACACCTAAAACTAAAGCCCTTGTTGGCAAGCTAAACGAACTAGAACTGAAAGATGTTCTAATCGTAACGTCAGAAGTAGAAGAAAATCTGTTTCTGGCCGCACGTAACCTATACAAGGTTGACGTTCGTGACGTAGCTGGTATCGACCCGGTAAGCCTGATTGCATTTGAAAAAGTGCTAATCACTGCAGATGCAGTGAAACAGCTTGAGGAGTCGTTAGCATGA
- the rplC gene encoding 50S ribosomal protein L3 — MAIGLVGRKVGMTRIFTEDGTSIPVTVIEATPNRVTQLRTDETDGYRALQVTAGTKKANRVNKAAAGHFAKAGVEAGRSLVEFRLEENEGGEIEVGSEITVEIFNDTKKIDVTGTSKGKGFAGAIKRWNFTAQRATHGNSLSHRAPGSIGQNQSPGKVFKGKKMAGQLGNKKVTTQSLEVVRVDVENNLILVKGAVPGATGGDVIVKPAVKA; from the coding sequence ATGGCGATTGGTCTAGTCGGTCGTAAAGTGGGTATGACTCGCATCTTCACTGAAGATGGTACGTCTATCCCTGTGACTGTTATCGAAGCGACCCCGAACCGTGTTACTCAGTTACGCACTGATGAAACTGACGGTTATCGCGCTCTTCAGGTTACTGCTGGAACCAAGAAAGCGAACCGTGTCAACAAAGCTGCAGCAGGTCATTTTGCTAAAGCCGGTGTTGAAGCAGGTCGTTCTCTGGTGGAATTCCGCCTTGAAGAAAACGAAGGTGGCGAAATTGAAGTGGGCAGTGAAATCACTGTTGAAATCTTCAACGACACCAAAAAGATTGATGTGACTGGCACCTCAAAGGGTAAAGGTTTCGCGGGTGCAATTAAGCGTTGGAACTTCACCGCGCAACGTGCTACTCACGGTAACTCTTTGTCTCACCGTGCGCCTGGTTCGATTGGTCAAAACCAATCACCTGGTAAAGTTTTCAAAGGCAAGAAAATGGCAGGTCAGCTTGGTAACAAGAAAGTGACTACGCAGTCTTTGGAAGTTGTACGTGTAGACGTAGAAAACAACCTTATCCTGGTTAAAGGTGCCGTACCTGGCGCAACAGGCGGCGATGTAATCGTTAAGCCTGCTGTTAAAGCGTAA
- the rpsJ gene encoding 30S ribosomal protein S10: MPNQRIRIRLKAFDHKLIDQSTAEIVETAKRTGAQVSGPIPLPTRKERYTVLTSPHVNKDARDQYEIRTHKRLVDIIEPTDKTVDALMRLDLAAGVDVQISLG; this comes from the coding sequence ATGCCAAATCAAAGAATTCGTATTCGTTTGAAAGCGTTTGATCACAAGTTGATCGATCAGTCTACGGCTGAAATCGTTGAAACGGCGAAACGTACTGGTGCTCAGGTCAGCGGTCCAATTCCTCTGCCTACTCGCAAAGAACGCTATACGGTGTTGACATCTCCTCACGTGAATAAAGACGCACGTGATCAATATGAGATTCGTACTCACAAGCGTTTGGTAGACATCATTGAGCCAACTGATAAAACAGTTGACGCGCTGATGCGTTTGGACTTGGCTGCCGGCGTTGATGTTCAAATCAGCCTGGGCTAA
- a CDS encoding ATPase, T2SS/T4P/T4SS family → MIANNNQQLLDEIKTTLGSHSTLMGAYSQLEGILLKLFDATRMSIFQRRRQHQDLVARFKTGMETTEIKVPISPLSIAGYVALAQRPLLIRNPYSTDELQSIHPRLRFADKFDKTGSFRTHNILCVPILNAGVLLGVMQIINKNNGTFEEADLELANEVSDILGKKFRYELGGTANPFDSLLHQGVISDTALEDILKSSQDHRQAIQRLMSEYRITEAQIGNSLSTHYQVPFFTYQPDKYHLYQTDSKLNLSYLKRNFVAVVADVRDNPIVLMTEPNNAALLMEIESAMGIDVYDIAVGLPNHVLQYLGEGSGGSAPGEMSEILDEIGTSAEDHDEQVDELSDDAPAVVRLVSRILHDAKRLNASDIHIDPEKNGPTRVRMRIDGVCRDMSQVPNSHHSAVIARIKIMSNLNIAEKRVPQDGKLAFKMSGQLVEVRVATIPTVAGEGVVMRILASGGAMPIGKMNLAANNMQRLEGMIKKPHGILLVVGPTGSGKTTTLHAVLGYLNTPEKKIWTAEDPVEITQAGLQQVQVSPKIGFTFANALRAFLRADPDIILIGEMRDKETAHAGIEASLTGHLVLSTLHTNSAPETITRLLDLGLDPVNFSDACVGILAQRLIRTLCGSCKESYTANDDEVAFIRRQYGESYLNELELGENLTLYRGKGCEECGGTGYRGRTGVHELLGMTPELRSLVYKEGSVAQMKSQAMDDGMRTLVQDAIFKALKGDTDLAQVQIIGGD, encoded by the coding sequence ATGATAGCGAATAATAACCAGCAGTTGCTGGATGAGATAAAAACCACTCTGGGTAGTCACTCTACATTAATGGGCGCCTACTCACAGCTTGAAGGTATATTGCTGAAATTATTCGACGCCACACGTATGAGTATTTTTCAGCGGCGCCGTCAGCATCAGGACCTGGTGGCCCGGTTTAAAACCGGTATGGAAACTACTGAAATAAAGGTCCCCATTAGCCCATTATCTATCGCCGGCTATGTGGCCTTAGCCCAACGTCCGTTACTCATTCGTAACCCTTATAGTACGGATGAGTTGCAAAGCATCCATCCGCGCTTACGCTTTGCCGATAAATTCGATAAAACCGGTTCTTTTCGCACCCATAATATTTTATGTGTGCCGATATTAAATGCCGGCGTGTTGTTGGGGGTAATGCAAATTATCAACAAGAACAACGGCACCTTTGAAGAAGCTGACCTGGAACTGGCTAACGAAGTCTCCGACATTCTGGGCAAAAAGTTTCGTTATGAACTTGGCGGCACGGCGAACCCGTTTGATTCATTGCTGCATCAGGGGGTTATCAGCGACACCGCTTTGGAAGATATTCTTAAATCTTCACAGGATCATCGCCAGGCGATACAGCGGCTGATGAGCGAATACCGTATCACTGAAGCGCAAATTGGCAATTCGCTGTCGACCCATTATCAGGTGCCATTTTTTACCTATCAGCCCGATAAGTATCATTTGTATCAAACCGACAGCAAGCTGAACCTGTCGTACCTCAAACGCAACTTTGTGGCGGTAGTGGCTGATGTCAGAGACAACCCGATAGTGTTGATGACCGAGCCGAACAATGCGGCACTGTTGATGGAAATTGAAAGTGCCATGGGGATTGATGTCTACGACATCGCGGTGGGTCTGCCCAATCATGTTCTGCAATATCTGGGTGAAGGTTCGGGCGGTTCAGCGCCGGGCGAGATGAGCGAAATTCTGGATGAGATAGGCACCTCGGCAGAAGATCATGATGAGCAGGTGGACGAGCTATCTGATGATGCCCCTGCGGTTGTGCGTCTGGTAAGTCGTATTTTACACGATGCCAAACGCCTCAATGCTTCTGATATCCATATTGACCCGGAAAAGAACGGCCCGACCCGGGTGCGCATGCGTATCGACGGGGTCTGCCGGGACATGAGTCAGGTACCTAACTCCCACCACAGTGCGGTGATAGCGCGGATCAAAATCATGTCCAACCTTAACATCGCAGAAAAGCGTGTGCCCCAGGATGGCAAGCTGGCGTTCAAAATGAGCGGTCAGCTGGTAGAGGTGCGGGTCGCAACCATTCCGACCGTGGCCGGTGAAGGGGTCGTAATGCGGATTCTGGCCTCTGGTGGTGCCATGCCTATTGGTAAAATGAACCTTGCTGCCAACAATATGCAGCGATTAGAGGGGATGATCAAAAAGCCTCACGGTATCTTACTGGTCGTGGGTCCTACCGGGTCAGGTAAAACCACCACCCTGCATGCGGTGCTGGGCTATCTGAATACCCCAGAAAAGAAAATCTGGACCGCCGAAGACCCGGTGGAGATCACCCAGGCTGGATTGCAACAGGTGCAGGTGAGCCCCAAGATTGGCTTCACCTTTGCCAATGCACTGCGCGCCTTCTTACGGGCCGACCCTGATATTATTCTGATTGGTGAGATGCGGGATAAAGAAACCGCCCACGCGGGTATCGAAGCCTCGCTAACCGGCCACCTGGTGTTGTCGACCCTACACACCAACTCGGCGCCGGAAACCATCACCCGGTTACTGGATTTAGGGCTGGACCCGGTCAATTTTTCGGATGCCTGTGTCGGTATTCTGGCTCAGCGTCTGATTCGTACCTTGTGCGGCAGCTGTAAAGAAAGCTATACCGCCAACGACGACGAGGTCGCCTTCATTCGTCGCCAATACGGCGAGAGCTACCTTAACGAGCTTGAACTGGGAGAGAACCTTACCCTGTATCGAGGCAAAGGCTGTGAGGAATGCGGCGGCACAGGTTATCGTGGACGTACCGGGGTTCACGAACTGCTGGGGATGACGCCAGAATTACGCTCGCTGGTCTATAAAGAAGGCAGTGTCGCCCAGATGAAAAGCCAGGCCATGGACGATGGTATGCGCACCCTGGTTCAGGATGCCATATTTAAAGCATTAAAAGGGGATACCGATTTGGCGCAGGTACAAATCATCGGCGGCGACTAA
- a CDS encoding potassium/proton antiporter, with protein sequence MFAVDFEILIAALLLFTGILSSMLSPRLGLPMLVLFLIVGMLAGEAGIGGIAFNDAEAAHAMGTLALAIILFDGGLQTSKAAIKMAWKPASLLATVGVAVTAGITGIAAATILGIPPLVGLLLGAIVGSTDAAAVFSILRSAGININPRLKSTLEIESASNDPMAIFLTIGLLGLITNEMSPGVEMVWLFVKQMGIGALAGLVIGWLAVKLINRLKLIAAGLYPVLIAVCGTLAFGVAASLDGSGFLATFIAGAIIGNSRFVYQHATFLFLDGLAWLSQIAMFVMLGLLVNPPSLLEVWAEGLLIAIILVFIARPLAVAPMLAFSRFNVREITMISWVGLRGSVPIILAIFPLLFGIAEAGLVFNVVFFVVLISATLQGSSLPWMARKLKLIEPPVPSISKKLEIPSLGDVDVDLIEIKLNTSCKVVGKALDELPLPLGVDVAMMVRDNKVVTPQSHPVLATHDYLFITVQPRLHGYVNTLFSSVERGEKSGLERRSALFDGYTTIGELAHYYDLDLSPADNTTLTRLVSKQRHPVQLSVGTFARATDAPATHTMVRFTPAPY encoded by the coding sequence ATGTTTGCGGTTGATTTCGAAATTCTGATAGCAGCCTTGCTGCTGTTCACCGGTATCTTATCCAGTATGTTGTCTCCCCGCCTGGGTCTGCCCATGCTGGTACTGTTTTTAATTGTTGGCATGCTGGCGGGTGAAGCTGGTATTGGTGGCATCGCCTTTAATGATGCCGAAGCGGCCCATGCGATGGGCACCCTGGCGCTGGCGATTATTCTTTTTGATGGGGGCCTGCAAACTTCCAAAGCCGCGATTAAGATGGCCTGGAAACCAGCCTCCTTACTGGCCACCGTGGGCGTGGCAGTAACGGCCGGCATTACCGGTATTGCCGCCGCCACCATCCTGGGCATTCCGCCCCTGGTAGGGCTATTACTGGGGGCGATTGTGGGCTCCACCGACGCGGCCGCGGTTTTTTCTATTCTTCGTAGTGCCGGCATTAATATAAATCCCCGGCTTAAATCCACCCTCGAAATAGAAAGTGCTTCGAACGATCCTATGGCTATCTTCCTTACCATAGGATTGTTAGGTCTGATTACCAACGAGATGTCGCCGGGCGTTGAAATGGTATGGCTGTTTGTTAAACAGATGGGCATTGGCGCGCTGGCGGGCCTGGTTATCGGCTGGCTGGCGGTCAAACTGATCAACCGTTTGAAGCTGATTGCTGCAGGTTTGTATCCGGTCCTGATAGCGGTGTGTGGCACCCTGGCCTTTGGGGTGGCAGCATCTTTAGACGGCAGTGGTTTTTTAGCCACCTTTATCGCCGGGGCTATTATTGGCAACAGCCGCTTTGTGTATCAGCATGCGACCTTTTTATTTTTGGACGGGCTGGCCTGGCTTAGCCAAATCGCTATGTTCGTTATGCTGGGGTTATTGGTTAATCCGCCCTCGTTACTGGAGGTATGGGCTGAAGGCTTATTGATTGCGATTATTCTGGTGTTTATTGCCCGGCCGCTTGCGGTGGCCCCCATGCTGGCCTTTAGCCGCTTCAATGTGCGGGAAATCACGATGATTTCCTGGGTCGGCTTACGTGGTTCGGTGCCCATAATCCTGGCTATCTTTCCGCTCTTGTTTGGCATTGCCGAAGCCGGCCTGGTGTTTAATGTGGTCTTTTTTGTGGTGTTAATATCAGCCACCTTACAGGGCTCGTCGCTGCCCTGGATGGCACGTAAACTTAAACTTATCGAACCACCGGTGCCCAGCATTTCCAAAAAGCTGGAGATCCCGTCGCTGGGCGATGTGGACGTGGACCTGATAGAGATTAAACTTAATACTTCATGCAAAGTGGTGGGCAAAGCCCTGGATGAACTACCGTTACCATTGGGTGTGGATGTCGCAATGATGGTGCGAGACAACAAGGTGGTAACACCACAAAGCCATCCGGTGCTGGCCACCCATGACTACCTGTTTATCACCGTCCAGCCACGGCTCCATGGCTATGTAAATACGCTTTTCTCCAGTGTGGAGCGGGGGGAAAAAAGCGGCCTGGAGCGCCGCTCGGCATTGTTTGACGGGTATACCACTATTGGCGAGCTGGCTCATTATTATGACCTGGATTTAAGTCCGGCGGATAACACGACCCTTACCCGTCTGGTCAGTAAGCAACGCCACCCGGTACAGTTGTCGGTGGGCACTTTTGCCCGTGCCACTGACGCTCCGGCGACCCATACGATGGTGCGGTTTACACCCGCCCCCTACTAG
- a CDS encoding sugar-binding protein, with translation MRTIALLTLLGLSYSGTAAQTVPYTARTVTVDGVADEAVWKLSEWSPLEHQMAGTVPEASDFSGRYKLAWDEQQLYLMVEITDDVLMDTHPDPKEAYWDDDCLEIFLDEDASGGDHLHSFNAFAYHIALDGNVADFGNAQNDKEVILLNDHLDSAWRRQTEAPYNIVWEVAVRLYPDTFTTAQPGEPVTLEADKTLGFMLAYCDNDGSDTREHFMGSHSITPVNGDKNRGYIDASVFGQLILKK, from the coding sequence ATGCGAACTATTGCTTTACTTACCCTGCTTGGCCTGAGCTACAGCGGGACTGCTGCCCAGACAGTCCCCTATACCGCAAGAACGGTAACGGTTGACGGGGTGGCCGATGAAGCGGTGTGGAAGCTTTCTGAATGGTCGCCACTGGAGCATCAGATGGCCGGGACGGTGCCTGAAGCCAGTGATTTTTCCGGCCGTTATAAACTGGCGTGGGATGAACAGCAACTGTATTTGATGGTGGAAATCACCGATGATGTACTGATGGACACCCATCCCGATCCTAAAGAAGCTTACTGGGATGATGATTGTCTTGAAATCTTTCTGGATGAAGATGCTTCAGGGGGTGACCATCTGCACAGCTTTAATGCCTTTGCCTATCATATCGCCCTGGACGGTAATGTGGCGGACTTCGGCAATGCCCAAAACGATAAGGAGGTGATCTTACTCAATGATCACCTTGATTCGGCCTGGCGTCGTCAAACGGAAGCGCCCTACAACATTGTCTGGGAAGTCGCCGTGCGCCTGTATCCCGATACCTTTACCACCGCCCAGCCCGGGGAGCCGGTGACCTTAGAAGCCGATAAAACGCTGGGCTTCATGCTGGCCTATTGTGACAATGATGGCAGCGACACCCGCGAACACTTTATGGGTTCTCATAGCATCACCCCGGTTAATGGCGATAAAAACCGGGGCTATATTGATGCTTCGGTATTCGGCCAGCTGATTTTAAAAAAGTAA